In a genomic window of Labeo rohita strain BAU-BD-2019 chromosome 20, IGBB_LRoh.1.0, whole genome shotgun sequence:
- the clic5b gene encoding chloride intracellular channel protein 5b isoform X2 — protein sequence MGDGQEPDIELFVKAGSDGESIGNCPFSQRLFMILWLKGVVFNVTTVDLKRKPADLNNLAPGTHPPFLTFNGEVKTDINKIEEFLEEVLAPPKYPKLAARHRESNTAGNDIFAKFSAFIKNTKPDANEGLKTGLTKALKKLDDYLNSPLPDEVDADSMEEEKASNRKFLDGNELTLADCNLLPKLHIVKVVAKKYRNYDIPTDLTGVWRYLNSAYAQEEFTNTCAADNEIELAYKDVAKRLTK from the exons GCTGGTAGTGATGGCGAGAGCATCGGAAACTGTCCGTTCTCCCAACGCCTCTTCATGATCCTCTGGCTCAAAGGTGTGGTGTTCAATGTCACCACTGTCGACCTGAAGAG GAAACCAGCTGATTTGAACAATTTGGCTCCAGGCACTCACCCTCCTTTCCTGACCTTCAACGGTGAGGTGAAGACAGACATTAACAAGATCGAGGAGTTTCTGGAGGAGGTTTTGGCACCACCAAA GTACCCCAAACTCGCAGCCAGGCACAGGGAGTCAAACACAGCTGGGAATGACATATTTGCAAAGTTCTCAGCTTTCATAAAAAACACTAAGCCAGATGCGAATGAAG GTCTGAAGACTGGTTTGACAAAGGCACTCAAGAAGCTGGATGACTACCTGAACAGTCCCTTGCCTGATGAGGTAGATGCCGACAGCATGGAGGAGGAAAAGGCCTCCAACCGCAAGTTCCTGGATGGGAATGAGCTGACTCTGGCAGACTGCAACCTGCTGCCAAAGCTCCACATAGTGAAG GTCGTTGCCAAGAAATATCGGAACTATGACATTCCCACCGATTTGACAGGTGTGTGGCGTTACCTGAACAGTGCGTATGCACAAGAAGAGTTCACCAACACCTGTGCCGCCGACAACGAGATCGAATTAGCATATAAGGATGTGGCTAAGAGGCTAACTAAGTAA